From a region of the Pongo abelii isolate AG06213 chromosome 9, NHGRI_mPonAbe1-v2.0_pri, whole genome shotgun sequence genome:
- the LOC112135444 gene encoding guanine nucleotide-binding protein G(I)/G(S)/G(O) subunit gamma-5: protein MSGSSSVTAMKKVVQQPRLEARLNCIKVSQAAADFKQFCLQNVQHDPLLTGVSSSTNPFRPQKICSFL, encoded by the coding sequence ATGTCTGGCTCCTCCAGCGTCACCGCTATGAAGAAAGTGGTTCAACAGCCCCGGCTGGAGGCCAGGCTCAACTGCATAAAAGTTTCCCAGGCAGCTGCAGACTTCAAACAATTCTGTCTGCAGAATGTTCAACATGACCCTCTGCTGACTGGAGTATCTTCAAGTACAAATcccttcagaccccagaaaatctgttcttttttgtag